The DNA window aaaaaaacactgATTACAAAAACATTTTGTCGAATCAGTACACAATTGATTGTGCAAACTGTTCAATCAACTCTAAACAAAAAGCTCAATTAGTTAAAACCTCTTTCAGCAATTTCTAACATTTGATATAAGCTAATAAATCGCAGTCCTAAAATTTCAACTTTTACTTTTGTTACATTGTGATCAACAAGTCAGTCCTTGAAAAATAGAATAGTCAAAAAAGAAAGGACCAATGCATTAATAACTAATTTATCGTTTTTGGCTACTACTCCCTAAAAAACTCAAGGTTACTTAACAGGGTTTTCTTATTTTTTGCAAATTCAATTAGGTTGGATTGATGAATTTgatagatttcaaattcatttccTTGTTTGGATTGACAAAATTTAAGGTCACGCTTAGATGGAAAGATTTGATTTTGGAGTGGTTTGAAGAATGACTGAGTGTACTTCAAATACATCACAATCACCTTTACATCTACAAAATTTGATAGAAGGGTGGATTTGAAATACATTCAACATAAATTCTTCCCAGCAATCAAATGGATATGAAATCCACGACTTCAAATCTTTCAATCCAAGTGCACCCTAAGGATGCACTTCTTCATGCATTTCAAATCCATCACATTTACCAATAGATCTACGTAAATTAACAAAGATGAGGATATGAAATTCAccaaataaaaattcatttaaGCAAGCAAATGGATTTCAGATTCATAGCTTCAAATCCTCAATCCAAGTGTACCATAAGCTTGTGCTTGGATTGATGTATTTGAGATTATGGATGTCAAATCCATTGATTTCAGATTCCTTGACTTTCTTGGATGGACAaaattcaattaaatttaaaaaatccaCTCCATGTTAAATTATGCAATTTCAAGAGTTTACACCTATGATGGCtgtcatttgaaattcattcctCAAATTGGATCTCTTCATCCAAATCAATCCTAATGCAACGTAGGTTGCGTTATGATTggaagatttgattgagaaattatttaaaagaataATTTCAAATCGATCCATATtcaaatgaatttcaaatccacaatcattcaaaaataactAGTTgtgtgtttaaaatatattgtgAAATGGATTCATCCAAACAAAGAGATAGATTTGTTATTATATAATTGAAATTCTTAGATTCAAATCCATCAATCCAAATACCAACTTTAAGGAATTCAATGAACTAATAAAGAAAAACTTAAAACCAAGCGATTATGGGGAATTTTTCACCACAAAACTTTTGAAACTTTAAGCAAATCATTAATGGAGAAGTCCTCCtgcataattaaaaaaaatacaccGACGAACAAGTTGCATGCTTGTACAGTTTTTTTATAGGATTTCAATTCaaattactaagttcaagtagaAGCAGCATCTGAGGGATCGGGTAAGTCTGATTCAGAGCTAAGTAACATTCCACTCTGGTGGAATAGAATAGATTGGTTGGAATACATTTAATACAGTCTTTACTTAGTTCCAGTAGTGAGCTAAATCAGGATAATATCATAATTGTAAAAACTAATGAGGGACTAAACTGCAAGTTGaaattgtaaaattaaaaaacattataaaaaaaagaagaaaaaaataccAGACCACAACACCATTTTTTGTTCTAATAGGCTTACACttaataatagtaatagatGAGACTTTGTTGACCAATGCTTAGGTACttccatacctatagatgattgttCACCAAAATCAGATAATTTTTCCATGTGGATGAATTAAAAAAAAGTGCAACGACCATGATTGAGCAAGTTGTATCAAACACAAATGATAAAAAAAGTTGTATAATACACAAGATATCTTAATGTAAAGTTCTCCATAGtgttaaacaataaataaatatttacctGTGTGCCAACTAAAAGGAAAACATCCGCCTTCTCCAACCCACTGATGCTAGTGTTCATAATATATCCAGATCGCAGGTCAGCATTTGGATTTGAGCCATTCCCTTCACACCAAATGTTATTTGATCCCATCTTGTTTAAGAAATCCTTTAGTGCCATCATGGATTCGGCATCAGACAGCTTACCAGCAACCCCAACGATTTCCTCAGGTTTAACTTGGTGAATTACTTCTGCAACCACCGCAAGCGCATCATGCCAGCTCACAACCTTAAACTGTCCATCGGCTCCACGAACCATGGGGTCACTTAGCCTTTGCCTCTTCAAACCATCATAAAAGAAGCGTGTCTTGTCCGAGATCCACTCCTCATTGATGTCCTACAAACACGTAGCCAGTAACAAACTCAAGTTCAGAAAAACAAATCCCTGAGTTTAACTGTTTAAGACTGCAAAAAATGGTCAACATACGATTCAAAAGGCATAATCCTGCAacaaaaaaccgaaataaagACTTATGGCAAAAAGTACAAGAATCACATAGAATGAAAATCAAATCAGCCATTACACTAACACCAGCAGAGACAAAGTTTAGATATAATAAGTTGTGTAGCATAAGCTTTTTAGATATCTATATGTCCCACCTAGGCTGTCCGTATCCACCAAAAGCACAATTTTGTATACAATTCAGATACAACTGAGCCTTAAAATTAAACAAAGGTAAGTTTGCATCTGGTGAGAAATGTCATCTCAATAAATTACGAACAATATGCTATTTCAATTTAATGTAATCAATATgctatttaaatttaataactAGATAAAGTAATTGCAAAGAGTAAGTCATTGAACCTAATGAATTAGTgctaaaaaaaacaattaaatacaaTTATACAGCTAAGTATGATTATTAGGATGCTTTTAACCAAGCTGGTTGTAATTAATTATAGGTTTTGATAAGATAATCAATTGAAACCAGAATCTATGCTATGCATCATATAAGGTTAAGCAGCTTTGTTACTTAAAAGAAAACAAAGAAAGAGCGTTCATTAAGCCGACAAGAACCCATCCATATACAGGTGATGCATTACAAAAGATCTCTTAAAGATCAAGGGTATGACGCAACCATAATATGGCGCATAAAACCCAAAATACCTCATTCAATCGTGGCAGAATGCGCATAACCTCAGGACCTCTGCTATCAATACGAATATTTGAACCAACTGCGTCTGAGACATCAATGCTCTCCGTTCCTCTCAACTCCCAATTACGAGCTTTAAAGGCAAAAGGTTTTGAGGTCAGGGCTCCTACTGGACAAATATCAATCACGTTCCCTGACAGCTCACTTGTCATTAGCTTCTCCACGTAAGTTCCAATCTCTTCTCCACTACCGCGACCCAGCATTCCAAGATCTTGAACACCAGCTACTTCTGTTGCAAACCTTACACACCTATTTAACGAGCACATCCACACGACATAAGATTGCATGCCATCAATACTGATCgtaaatattcttaaaaaaactaaaGCATATATGCAAAGAGTAGAAAAAAGATGAGGATATTTAAAAAAGCCAGCATTGATGTTCTGTTCAGTCGAATCTATTTTTTAGATAACCCTAACTTGatgagctttaaaaaaaaaacaaaaacttaaTGTTACTTGGTTGGACTTCTGAGGTAAAAATTACTCCAGTCTCCACTAACCACTCAAAAGCTCAACCAAAATTTGGACACAAATCCGTGAGAATTGCTTCTTTTTTTCCTCCAAATTTtgcaattattttataaatttgcaTTTAAATCAATTATTCAAATACGATTATTGCCAAATTAAATTCTCACCAACTCAACCAGGCATTACGTTGTTTCACATTTTTCATACCACTGGTATGAAAACTTATTCGCACACATgtcaaattaatatttaaaatccatTCCAAATAGATTCTCAAAATTATTTAGAATGCAAAAGTAATTATAAAATATCTGTTTAAAGGTATAGGTGACAAGTTAAATAAACAAGAGTTTGATTCACATTGGCATTCTTTGTTTCCGAAAGATATTAAATGAACCATTAGGTCCATTACATGAATGGAAGAGTTAGAAAAAGCATAGTATTCAGAACTACATTTGAATCTTTGGCCTAGTTCAACGAGTTATAATTTTACATACAGAGAAGGAAAGAACCATGATTGCATGTGTATCTCCAACTGAAGACATAAAATCACAAATGAAAAAATAAAGCACAAGAAATAGAGATTTGAACCTTGTACATTGGATACATCGAGTCATGACTGTCTTAACCAGTGGGCCAAGGTTCTTATCTACTACAGATCTCTTTGTTTCTGTAAAACGACCTCGATCAGAACCAAAAGCCATAGACTGATCCTGAAGATCACACTCTCCGCCCTGATCACAAATCGGGCAGTCTAGTGGATGGTTCATCAACAGAAACTCCATCACCCCTTCTCTTGCCTTTTTTGCAATAGGTGTATCGGTCTTAATCTTCATTCCTGTCAACAGAATTTGGATAAAGGCATAGAAAAAGTAAGATTGGAAAGCAACCTTGTGCATAAGATCAATTCAACAGTGCTTCACAGtgaagaataaaaaataaacaacaaagCCCAAACCAAAAACTGTTCTGCTTGCTTTACAGAACTGCAGAGGGACAATTAAATGTATCAGACAAAAAACGTTaccaaagaaaaaatataacaaACAGGGAACAACCACTAATTATTCAGGCAATGTCGAGTTTGGTCACAGCACAGATGAAATTATTTATCAACCTCACTGTAGGTAAAATCGGCATACAATTATAAACTAGCCTAAACCCATCCAGAATACTAAAGATTGTAATTGGTACCTTGAGAGAGTTGACTTTTTAGAGGATTGTGGATGGTGCAGTTGTTACTGGTGAACTATCACCTCACTGACATACACTTAAGATTTTTGGTTATAGCGGAGCTTATTGAAATCAATACCAGCTCGAAACAAATCCGAAGGGAAATAACTTATACAGATTgaataaaaaaaggaaaaacagGGGTGGGCAACCTGACACAGATAAAAAACTTCTAATTCAACCTGGAGCAGGTTCAGACTTCAGCAAACCTAAATAGATAAGCAAGGAAGCAgtaactaacatttaaatactAAATGAAGTTTAAATTAAGAAGGTGAAGCTAACCCAAGTATTTAATGAAAGAAAAAAGTTCTTATAAAAAGTAGAAAGGAGGAGTAAAATCATGAAGCACCCAAAAATTATGACACAGTTAAGCTAACGACTACAAACCAAACAAATTACCACATATTTGCATCCAAAACTAACAATCAATAAATTCAATCGTAATTCAAGATGATCGCATCAAATTCTAAAGTCAAAAAATTATCGAGCTAGTTTGGTTCACTTTCAACAGCAAACATTTAAACAAATAGAAAACCTCAACACCACATTAAGCACGAATAATCTATTTCCCACAACCCAACTCGTAAATTTTTTTACTAAGAATTTCAAGAAACCAggaaattttgatatgatagcATATCACAGTACCGGGAAGAGCAGGCATGGCACACGAAGCCACTGGCTTGGGCGACTTCTCGACCTCGACAAGGCACATACGACAATTTCCGGCGATGGAAAGCCGACTGTGGTAGCAATACCTCGGTATGTCAACCCCAGCGATCTCGCAGGCCTGCAGCACCGTCATTCCCTTTGGAATCTTGACCGGGTATCCATCGACAAACACCTCAATTGCGTCATCCGGATTGGGGAAGTGGACTCGGGCTCCCCCAACAGGAGTTCTAGGAGGTAGATCTGGTTCTGCGGCGGCTGCGGAAGCTTCGGAGTTGTGGCGGTCTGGTGTGGAGACGATGGTGCGAAGGATATAGGGTTTGGATGTGAAACGGGTCGATCGGAGGAGGGCTCGAGAAGCGAGTTGAGCCAGCCCCATTGCTGTCTTCTCACAAAACCTTCGGGTGCGGCGTTGTGTCAGCGGTGGTGGCGTTGGCAACCAACGGTGGAGGAAGACTGCGGTTAGAGTTGTAATGTGGATTCCACGAGGCTCATATGTACCTTCGCAAATTTATTTTTGTCgcctataattatttttaatatagattttattaaaattttatagagATAATTGTGTACATGTATAACTTATTCCCTCCTCGTCCTCACAATTCATACCCAAAACCGAGGACAAAATGTGTGAGACGGTATTATGGATCATATTTTATTagatatatatcttatttgagtaatttatgaaaaaatattactttttattctgaTGAATATGAAAAAAGTTAatccgtcttacagataaaaatttgtgaggtCGTCTCACAAAGGACTTTCTCAAAATATAGTAACTTGGTCGACAtcgatattttaaatttaaaatgagatCATTTAGGGGTGTTAAAGTCGGACCCAACCCGTCAATGTGATTCAGTTCGACTCGAAAAATCATGTTTGAGTTGAAGGTTTTCGGATTCAGGACTAATCGAGTTGGACTTGATATTTGATCCAAAAAAATAATCGTGTTTGAGTTGAcctgaaaatttaatttttttacaaatatataattaataaaaattgtcTAAATTTTTAGATATTGCATGtttgggaaaaaaattattatatatctatatcataaattttatcatttaatatttattttgtatatttttttatttttttaaacattttttaatttgattgaataaatatttttaaaattttctataCTTAGACTTACagattaaaattatatataaagatTTTGTTATCCTgtaagaaaaaataataatgataataattagAACATCTTCTAGCTAAAACACTCGAGGACCATAGAAAATAAAATACTCAATCTTGTATGAAGCAGTGCTGCTCTACTACAATTTCGGAACTTTCTCCAGCTTCGTCCAGTGCAAGACAATAGAATTCCGAAGATGGAATGGAGTTGGTGTTCCTGCACTTCTTCTTCAACCACCACTTCGCGCGCAATCGGTATTGTTCCCACCATCGCTTTCCCCATTATCCTCACTTCTGCCCCATCAACTCGGAATACTATCAGGAGATTGCACTTCACTTCTTCCCAGATTCTCAACTACCCTTTAACCGAACCCGTTTGCCCACGTTTCAGAGTCAGGAGTAAGTTGACGGAATCAGAACTTGATATTAATCCATCCAAATCTTCTGAAGTTGATTGTATAGGCACTGGATTGGACGTTGAGTGTATCATCAGTCCTAAGGATGATTTGCCGGGAGGTGGGAAGGAGGAGTTGGTGGCGCCGACGTCTTCTTTATTCGAAGTGGTGCGGGCGGCATGGGAATTTGGGCTTCTGATATCGCCCTTCTTCTTCTGGGGCACGGCCATGGTGGCGATGAAAGAAGTTCTGCCCAAGACTGGGCCTTTCTTCGTGTCGGCTTTTCGGCTGATTCCATCCGGCTTCTTGTTGATCGCCTTTGCGGCTTTTCGTGGACGGGGTTTTCCTTCTGGGTTCAGAGCTTGGCTCTCTATCTCAGCATTTGCTCTCGTTGATGCTTCCTGTTTTCAGGTCCTCCTTTGGCATTTGAATCTTTTTGTATCCTTGAAAGTGTGTAATGGGTCCTTTATTTCTTGCTACTTTCACTGATGGTGAACAGGGTTTTCTTGCTGAAGGATTGGAGAAGACAACAGCTGGTTTGGGTAGTGTGAGTTTGCTAAACTCGTCCTAATTATGTAAAACCATCATCATACTCACAATAATCGTTTCTTGAATTCAATGTGGAACCTTGAAAATGAAACGAGAATAGTTTAGTTCGTATGAATAGATATATTTCTATATTCTTATCATCCCCGAATTCTGGGTTGATTTCGTTCTACATGCAGTTGTACTTTACTGTCTCAAGTTATCTATTGTCATGAGAGGTGGATCTTTGGGTCACTAATTATTTAGTTATGAAAAGAAAGAACCAGTGAACAGAAATTGCAGATTGAGATTCATGGGAAGGACAAAAGGGGGTTATGATTGGAattatacaaaaaaaattataaaatgttttaaaagttgttttgagcataaatatgtatttggactactattttataaaatattttttagagaTGAATATGTGTTGGACAATTCATCATCATTATTATCATCATAGCACATTTTCACTAGTTGCGGGTCTGCTACATGTATATTAGTTCTCCTAACTAAGCGATTGTATCACGTGTCATCTTTTAAATCAATGTCTATGAAATCCTACTTAACCACATTTATCCAAGTTTTCGATGTTCAACCCTTCTTTGTGCTCCTTCTATTAACCTGTCAATCTAAGATATGTCGGATTGAGGTCGTGTTTGGTCTCCTTTTCACAATGACCAAATTATTATAGACTTCTCTCCGTAATCTTATCCATGTTTGGACAATTATTTTAAAGAAACATGTATATAGTTTAAGAAGGTGTGGACAactattttataaaaacttttTAATTCTCATTTAACTTGCatttaaaaacatcaaaaaacAAATCTTAATTGTTCTTTAAAAACTATATTggataacatttaaaaataaaaaactaaaaaCGTTTTACAAAAATCTTATTCATGCATGTTTAAGTTTTTTCCACTATAGAACGCTAAAAACGTTTTTAAAATACTTGTCCAAATGAAGTCTTTTTCTTCGCTTGTTTGATAGAAGGAAAATAAGCAAGTAATGCATTAGGGTAAAAAATATGAACCCTGTGATGATTTCATGGTTCTCATGGTTAAGATCATGGTCATATTCCATACTGTTTGTGGGCTCACGAGCATCTATCCATGCAGGCATATTTCTCCATTGAGTTCCTATTCAATAATTTTGGTGTTATCTTAAATATTGTAAATAGAGCAAATAAATTTCACGTTTTACTATTTTGGTTGTGCAATTACTTCACTGTACTTCATATTTTGTTTGTGTATAGTGCTTGGAAACTTTGTTCCGTTGGTTACAGAACAGAAACTGAGACATGTGAACCGAAAATTTTATCCATATTTTCAACATTATGCTGCAGGTGATAATTGATTCTCAACCTCTAACTGTAGCTATCCTTGCATCCTTATTTTTTGGTGAGTCAATGGAGCCTGTTGGAGCTGTTGGACTTGTGCTTGGTGTCATTGGGCTTTTACTTCTTGAGGTATTAAAGTTGATAGCTATTAAGTTCTGgatttttgtaatttttggaTTTTCCCATTCTTGACTCGGTTAGTTTAGTTTGGTGCAACTGAACCTGGAGTCTATTGGTGGACTTTAATATCTTGTCATATTGACATGACACTTTGGTGAATGAATATCTATGGCATGTAGTAGATGTTCTCCAATCTCCATTATTTACTTTTTTTTGTCTGTAAAATCTAATAGACTTTTCAGTACCCTAATTTCGATGCTGTAAAGCCGCTTAATACTGTTCTAGTCAtttcttgatttattttaaatgaacacAGGCATTTTGCATGTCCAATTTATGTGTTATTTAGATAATGTAATTTGCCTCTCGACATTTACCTGAATGTCTGCTGAAAATAAACCTTTGGATCTTGTAATTCACTTGGCAACCTTAATATTTCCGACTTGGCAGGAAGCTCCTCTGAAATATCAAGCTACTTGCATTATTAGAATTGCTGGTGTTTTGATCTACCGATTCTGTCGATTGTACAGGTGCCTGCTATTTCTTTGGACAAGAATAACTTTTCTTTGTGGGGGAGCGGGGAATGGTGGATGCTTCTTGCTGCTCAAAGTATGGCAATTGGTACTGTCATGGTTCGCTGGGTCTCCAAATACTCCGATCCTATTATGGCTACTGGATGGGTAAGAGAGTTTGAACGAATCTGAATACACTAAACAGTTTTCGGTAAAGTAGTAGGAAGAGATATATGCGTATTGGTTCTCGAGTTATTTTTTCACGTGCTCAATCAGCCTTTAtcatctaactgaaaatgaactCTTAATGCTAGTAGCTTCTTACCACTTGTGAAAATATCATCCATCGTTGGCAATTATTCTCTTCCGGAGGAGATGTTGCATTAGACTTGGTTGAAAATTCTTGAAGGCGGTGATTTTAGGGTCCTAAAACTGTGGAATTCAACACTTATCTTCTGATCTTAAACCTCTTAATATGATATGTTAAGACTCTTTTGATTTATGGGATAGTATTTTGTTGAACCTTGATATATTAATCTGTTTTGCTGTCTGTGCCATTCATTGATGTCAAAGAATAGTCTGTGATATACTTGAGTAAAACTCATTGCAGCACATGGTGATTGGTGGTCTCCCTCTTCTTGTGATCTCCATATTAATCATGATCCTGTTTTTGGGAGTTATGACAAGCTTACAAACGGTGATCTTTTGGCACTGTTCTATACATCCATTTTCGGAAGTGCCATCAGCTATGGTGTGTACTTCTACAATGCTACAAGAGGTGAGCATCATACTACATACCGTGTACACAGAGTACAAAACGGCGGAATTGACAGGTTGCTAATTATGAACTTTAGGTAGTTTGACGAAGCTGAGCTCGCTCACCTTTTTGACTCCGATGTTTGCATCAGTTTTTGGGTAAGAGATGTCACCAGATATAAACAATTTAAACTAGAAAAAATTGCGAAAAAGTCATTTATGCGTAATAGTTTTTGCTGTTCTGTGCCTATACGTGTATTATGTGCTAACTATTTCTTTAGCTGGACCATTTGGTAACACATGAAACCCCCTCCTCATTGCAGTTTCCTTTATCTCGATGAGACGTTCAGTCCAGTGCAACTAGTTGGAGCTTTCATAACAGTGGCAGCTATATATATGGTTAACTTCAAGACTGTCAGTGAAGCAGAATGACAGGCTATTCTTGGATGCTTCCATCAAGTTCAGTGATTTTACCTATGCCCGAATAGCAAAAGTTCAATGCAGTCTGGGGGCAATCTATTCAGCATCACTATAGGGTACATATAATCAGGCAACACCTGTGTTTCACCGTAAAGG is part of the Primulina eburnea isolate SZY01 chromosome 1, ASM2296580v1, whole genome shotgun sequence genome and encodes:
- the LOC140817039 gene encoding NADH dehydrogenase [ubiquinone] iron-sulfur protein 1, mitochondrial, coding for MGLAQLASRALLRSTRFTSKPYILRTIVSTPDRHNSEASAAAAEPDLPPRTPVGGARVHFPNPDDAIEVFVDGYPVKIPKGMTVLQACEIAGVDIPRYCYHSRLSIAGNCRMCLVEVEKSPKPVASCAMPALPGMKIKTDTPIAKKAREGVMEFLLMNHPLDCPICDQGGECDLQDQSMAFGSDRGRFTETKRSVVDKNLGPLVKTVMTRCIQCTRCVRFATEVAGVQDLGMLGRGSGEEIGTYVEKLMTSELSGNVIDICPVGALTSKPFAFKARNWELRGTESIDVSDAVGSNIRIDSRGPEVMRILPRLNEDINEEWISDKTRFFYDGLKRQRLSDPMVRGADGQFKVVSWHDALAVVAEVIHQVKPEEIVGVAGKLSDAESMMALKDFLNKMGSNNIWCEGNGSNPNADLRSGYIMNTSISGLEKADVFLLVGTQPRVEAAMVNARIRKTVRATNAKVGYVGPPADLNYDNQHLGTGPETLTEIAEGRHPFSSILSTAKNPAIIVGAGIFERKDKDAIFSVIDAIAKKSNAVTHEWNGLNMLLLNAAQAAALDLGLVPESDKSIESAKFLYLMGADDTNLEKLPTDAFVVYQGHHGDKSVYRANLILPASAFSEKEGTYANTEGCAQTTVPAVPTVGDSRDDWRIIRALSEVAGVRLPYDTLGAIRARIGTVAPNLLQIDERVAATYSTSSLRPEVKEKVDKAPFETSVLNFYMTDSISRASKIMAQCSALLRK
- the LOC140817116 gene encoding LOW QUALITY PROTEIN: WAT1-related protein At3g02690, chloroplastic (The sequence of the model RefSeq protein was modified relative to this genomic sequence to represent the inferred CDS: inserted 1 base in 1 codon), giving the protein MEWSWCSCTSSSTTTSRAIGIVPTIAFPIILTSAPSTRNTIRRLHFTSSQILNYPLTEPVCPRFRVRSKLTESELDINPSKSSEVDCIGTGLDVECIISPKDDLPGGGKEELVAPTSSLFEVVRAAWEFGLLISPFFFWGTAMVAMKEVLPKTGPFFVSAFRLIPSGFLLIAFAAFRGRGFPSGFRAWLSISAFALVDASCFQGFLAEGLEKTTAGLGSVIIDSQPLTVAILASLFFGESMEPVGAVGLVLGVIGLLLLEVPAISLDKNNFSLWGSGEWWMLLAAQSMAIGTVMVRWVSKYSDPIMATGWHMVIGGLPLLVISXINHDPVFGSYDKLTNGDLLALFYTSIFGSAISYGVYFYNATRGSLTKLSSLTFLTPMFASVFGFLYLDETFSPVQLVGAFITVAAIYMVNFKTVSEAE